A DNA window from Nitrospiria bacterium contains the following coding sequences:
- a CDS encoding cytochrome c, whose protein sequence is MPIELLLIITAVAFIYVGVNYALTKMGKRIPAFPQAILMWLGAYSIFKFVLFPPIPVALLYTYMGLVTLVVFLFISSTEKAWTEFKRPILNTVLAVNPIYKGIRTVSFVALPLLIGYGTYDFNVPKYDEPIDLRTVHPAPPASVTVRGQNFTLQTAQNPFRVDENGKYLPVGQEAKYFKMNPFDPNAPPYMKNVRDGGAIFFQNCHFCHGDNLNGRGMFAYAFVPIPANFSDPGTIAQLQETFVFWRIAKGGPGLPTEGAPWASAMPPWEEHLTTDEIWKVNMFEYWHTEFFPRTWD, encoded by the coding sequence ATGCCAATAGAATTACTTCTGATCATCACGGCGGTGGCGTTCATCTACGTCGGCGTAAACTATGCTTTGACGAAGATGGGCAAACGGATACCGGCCTTCCCCCAAGCCATCCTTATGTGGCTCGGAGCGTACTCGATCTTCAAGTTTGTGTTGTTCCCCCCTATACCGGTCGCCCTTCTTTATACCTATATGGGGTTGGTGACCCTGGTCGTTTTCCTCTTTATTTCTTCCACGGAGAAGGCATGGACCGAGTTTAAAAGACCCATCCTGAACACCGTCCTGGCAGTCAATCCGATTTACAAAGGGATCCGAACCGTGAGCTTTGTGGCTCTCCCTTTGCTCATCGGGTACGGGACGTACGATTTCAACGTCCCTAAGTATGACGAGCCGATCGACTTAAGGACGGTTCATCCGGCCCCGCCGGCCTCTGTCACGGTGCGCGGGCAAAACTTTACATTGCAGACCGCTCAAAATCCATTCAGGGTGGACGAAAACGGCAAATATCTTCCGGTGGGACAGGAAGCAAAATATTTCAAAATGAATCCGTTTGACCCCAATGCGCCGCCTTATATGAAGAATGTGAGAGACGGCGGAGCCATATTCTTCCAAAACTGTCACTTTTGTCACGGGGATAACCTGAACGGCCGCGGGATGTTTGCGTATGCATTTGTCCCGATCCCGGCGAACTTTTCGGATCCGGGCACAATTGCACAGTTGCAGGAAACCTTTGTGTTCTGGAGAATTGCCAAGGGGGGGCCGGGACTGCCGACCGAGGGTGCTCCATGGGCCTCCGCCATGCCGCCGTGGGAAGAGCATCTGACCACGGACGAGATCTGGAAAGTGAACATGTTTGA
- a CDS encoding nitric oxide reductase produces MMAIGFYMVMTGIFDTYSNWLPQVEGKVPLPPPKMEAGAVDSMPVDKLADMGESIIFGKVGGFAERGIGPGQCPLCHTFKKGDIGDRAPNLIGIAERSAERIKDPKYLKPDTIQTESFKGSGRATTAEEYIAESHVCPSCYVVSGFGTKGTNDRESPMPAIHKPPISLTIDQLIAVDTWLFFREGNTPPSAKEIRAAYEKFIPESERPKAGAPAAAQAAAPAGPPVALASDTPEQIVTKMGCFACHQIPGIATAKFGVIGPLLIEGHNAARRIASPEYQAQVKAGKAHAKTPKEYIMESIVNPNAFIVPQFVQKATPAVSPMIQDFAQKFTYGALEKMADYLLAQNCDQAKKDGLNGPPQESFATVCGGGGGKSASK; encoded by the coding sequence CCCGCCAAAGATGGAGGCCGGTGCGGTGGACTCCATGCCCGTGGATAAATTGGCCGATATGGGTGAAAGCATTATTTTCGGAAAGGTCGGCGGGTTTGCCGAGCGCGGCATCGGTCCGGGGCAATGTCCGCTTTGCCATACCTTTAAGAAAGGTGATATCGGTGACCGTGCCCCGAACCTGATTGGGATTGCCGAACGGTCCGCGGAGCGGATCAAGGATCCAAAGTATCTTAAGCCCGATACGATCCAAACCGAGTCCTTTAAAGGAAGCGGGCGGGCCACAACCGCCGAGGAATATATCGCCGAATCTCACGTGTGTCCCTCCTGTTATGTGGTGTCCGGTTTTGGCACAAAAGGCACCAACGACAGAGAGAGCCCGATGCCGGCCATCCATAAGCCCCCGATCAGTTTAACGATCGACCAGCTGATCGCGGTGGATACCTGGCTGTTTTTCAGGGAAGGGAATACACCGCCCTCCGCGAAAGAGATTCGCGCGGCCTATGAAAAGTTTATCCCGGAATCCGAACGGCCCAAAGCGGGTGCCCCGGCAGCGGCTCAGGCAGCCGCCCCTGCCGGACCGCCTGTGGCCTTGGCCTCCGATACGCCGGAACAGATTGTAACGAAAATGGGCTGTTTCGCCTGTCACCAGATTCCGGGGATCGCCACCGCGAAATTCGGTGTGATCGGGCCACTGCTGATCGAGGGTCACAATGCGGCGAGGCGCATCGCCTCTCCGGAGTACCAGGCCCAGGTCAAGGCCGGGAAGGCCCATGCCAAAACGCCCAAAGAATATATCATGGAATCCATCGTAAATCCGAATGCGTTCATCGTTCCTCAGTTTGTTCAAAAAGCCACACCGGCCGTTTCGCCGATGATTCAGGATTTTGCCCAGAAATTCACTTACGGGGCATTGGAAAAGATGGCCGATTACTTATTGGCTCAGAATTGCGATCAAGCTAAAAAAGACGGTTTGAACGGACCCCCGCAGGAGTCGTTTGCGACGGTGTGCGGCGGTGGCGGTGGAAAATCGGCCTCAAAGTAA